In a single window of the Lates calcarifer isolate ASB-BC8 linkage group LG1, TLL_Latcal_v3, whole genome shotgun sequence genome:
- the LOC108887084 gene encoding pancreas transcription factor 1 subunit alpha codes for MEDILFDFDHDGTTDFAFWGQMDQNFQFQTQLDTFLLDCTAATGQLSPWSSFGCQSVFPDAQLTFTDLDVQSPGAGACADGESSSVDEPLEVTKRRARRLVSHQPYKVQRHAANIRERKRMLSINSAFEELRCHVPTFPYEKRLSKIDTLRLAIAYIALLREILMSGCDPKSYVDECMKNGYKNQTNAIWNTSDLTARLSWIKWD; via the exons ATGGAGGACATACTTTTTGACTTCGACCACGATGGGACCACAGATTTTGCATTTTGGGGACAGATGGACCAAAACTTCCAGTTTCAGACCCAGCTGGACACCTTCCTGCTGGACTGCACAGCAGCCACAGGCCAGCTGTCCCCCTGGTCCTCGTTCGGCTGTCAGTCCGTGTTCCCGGACGCACAGCTGACCTTCACCGACCTGGACGTGCAGTCTCCCGGAGCGGGAGCCTGCGCCGACGGAGAGAGCTCCTCCGTGGACGAACCCCTGGAGGTGACCAAGCGCAGAGCGCGTCGGCTCGTGTCCCATCAGCCCTACAAGGTGCAGCGGCACGCCGCCAACATCcgggagaggaagaggatgctGAGCATCAATTCCGCCTTCGAGGAGCTGCGCTGCCACGTCCCGACGTTTCCCTACGAGAAGCGGCTGTCCAAGATCGACACGCTGAGACTGGCCATAGCGTACATCGCGCTGCTGAGAGAGATTCTCATGTCGGGCTGCGACCCGAAGTCCTATGTGGACGAGTGCATGAAGAATGGCTACAAGAATCAAACCAACGCCATCTGGAACACAAGCG ATCTGACAGCCCGCCTCTCGTGGATAAAGTGGGATTAA